One genomic window of Ilyobacter polytropus DSM 2926 includes the following:
- the waaF gene encoding lipopolysaccharide heptosyltransferase II: protein MKILIIHTAFIGDIVLSTPLIKKLKEKYPDSSITYVTTPVGSSILRNNPNLSEIIEYDKRGEHKGLKGLFLLGKRLKYKNFDMIITPHRYLRSSLLTWLTGAPVRVGYDNSSGKLFFNKKVHYDKSKHEVEKLLSFVEDKNDKYYGIELFPGKAEKIRVDEIWSENHLENKKIVAIAPGSKWFTKQWPLEYFNNLIDDLSKRKDTAIILIGGREELLLNIKETDKTINLIGKTSLLEVAEVTRRSHVVLTNDSSPIHIASAWKNTHIIAIFGATVKELGFYPWSKNSQIIENNGLPCRPCGLHGGKKCPKGHFKCMLDLKPAMVLEKIEEKLNQITI from the coding sequence ATGAAAATTTTGATTATACATACAGCCTTTATAGGGGACATTGTCTTATCTACACCTCTCATAAAAAAACTTAAAGAAAAATATCCAGACAGCAGCATAACCTATGTCACAACTCCTGTGGGATCATCCATCCTCAGAAACAATCCCAATTTATCTGAAATAATAGAGTATGATAAAAGGGGAGAGCACAAAGGGCTCAAGGGACTTTTTCTTTTAGGTAAAAGACTCAAATATAAAAATTTTGATATGATTATAACTCCCCATAGATATCTTAGAAGTTCACTTCTAACTTGGCTAACAGGTGCACCTGTTAGAGTCGGATATGATAATTCTTCAGGTAAATTATTTTTTAATAAAAAAGTGCATTATGACAAGAGCAAGCATGAAGTCGAAAAACTCCTATCCTTTGTTGAGGACAAAAATGATAAATATTACGGAATAGAACTTTTTCCTGGAAAAGCTGAAAAAATCAGAGTAGACGAAATCTGGTCTGAAAATCATCTAGAAAACAAAAAAATTGTTGCTATTGCTCCTGGAAGTAAATGGTTTACCAAACAGTGGCCCTTAGAATATTTTAACAATCTGATTGATGACCTTTCCAAAAGAAAGGATACGGCCATCATTCTTATAGGGGGACGGGAAGAACTTCTCCTTAATATAAAAGAAACTGATAAAACCATAAACTTAATAGGAAAGACCTCCCTTTTAGAAGTTGCAGAAGTTACAAGGAGATCTCATGTGGTTTTGACCAACGACTCCTCCCCTATACATATCGCCTCTGCCTGGAAAAATACTCATATTATTGCTATTTTTGGTGCTACCGTTAAAGAACTCGGATTCTATCCTTGGTCTAAAAACAGCCAGATAATAGAAAATAATGGACTCCCCTGCAGACCCTGCGGACTTCACGGAGGAAAAAAATGCCCTAAAGGACATTTTAAATGTATGCTTGATCTGAAACCTGCTATGGTATTGGAAAAAATTGAAGAAAAACTAAATCAAATAACTATTTAA
- a CDS encoding glycosyltransferase family 9 protein, which produces MEIKRIIVSRTDKIGDLVLSIPSFYMLRKMYPQAEITVLVRKYNYEIVKNLPYINRVIKIDDFRQKELIEKIKHFKADVFIALYNDSFVSKLAKASKAKWRIGPISKLSSIFAYNKGIRQRRSLSIKNEAEYNLDLIKKLDGKLFDENYEINNSIFLEERHKRAAEVFIKENSIEGKILVINPFMGGSAKNISDEDYADLIKTVKKKIPALNVVLTCHISEEERGEKIIEKIKEDKIFLFANGGDLLNLAAVMSKADLYFGGSTGPTHIAASMKRNIVAIYPNKKTQHPVRWGVFGWNNAQYIIPDKDNPKEDYSHKYFDSYNNEIKNSIADIIVDKLKKNEVDR; this is translated from the coding sequence GTGGAAATAAAACGAATAATAGTATCTAGAACGGATAAAATAGGGGATTTAGTTCTTTCCATTCCTAGTTTTTATATGCTCAGAAAAATGTATCCCCAAGCTGAAATAACAGTTCTCGTGAGAAAATATAATTATGAGATAGTAAAAAATCTACCTTACATAAATCGTGTAATAAAAATAGATGATTTCAGGCAAAAGGAACTGATAGAAAAAATCAAGCATTTTAAAGCAGATGTATTTATAGCTCTATATAATGACAGTTTTGTGTCTAAACTTGCCAAGGCCAGTAAGGCTAAATGGAGAATTGGGCCCATATCAAAATTAAGTTCTATTTTCGCATACAACAAAGGAATACGCCAAAGAAGGTCTCTGTCTATAAAAAATGAGGCTGAATATAACCTTGATCTTATAAAAAAACTCGATGGAAAACTATTCGATGAAAATTATGAAATAAATAACTCTATATTTTTAGAGGAGAGACATAAAAGAGCAGCAGAGGTATTTATAAAAGAAAACAGTATAGAGGGTAAAATTCTTGTGATAAACCCATTTATGGGAGGTTCTGCCAAAAATATTTCTGATGAGGACTATGCTGACCTTATAAAAACAGTAAAGAAAAAAATACCAGCTCTAAATGTTGTTCTTACATGCCATATATCTGAAGAAGAGAGAGGCGAAAAGATAATTGAAAAAATTAAAGAAGACAAGATATTTCTATTTGCAAATGGCGGTGACCTCTTGAATCTTGCAGCGGTAATGTCAAAAGCTGATTTGTATTTTGGAGGATCAACTGGCCCTACACATATAGCTGCGTCTATGAAAAGAAATATTGTAGCCATATATCCAAATAAAAAAACACAGCATCCTGTCAGATGGGGAGTCTTTGGGTGGAATAATGCTCAGTATATCATACCAGACAAAGATAACCCAAAGGAAGACTACTCTCACAAATATTTCGACAGCTACAATAACGAAATTAAAAATTCCATTGCGGATATTATTGTTGATAAATTAAAGAAAAATGAGGTGGATAGATGA
- a CDS encoding glycosyltransferase family 2 protein has translation MKLSVGIITFNEAKILPLTLKAASKVADEIVIVDSNSSDGTVEIARNLGAKVYDEEWKGFGPQKNSVIEKCNGEWILLIDADEELSEDLIKKINKIKNGIYDYQVYQINRCSICFGKELKYGGWSNQYATRLWKKGSVKVSDNLVHEDYITDCEIGKIKEKINHYSYITMKDYFDRFNRYTTLGAEEYYKRGKKSGILKIILNPMYKFFRMYFLRLGFLDGIEGFVIACTSSMYSMVKYFKLREIYRNGAYVENKNS, from the coding sequence ATGAAACTATCCGTTGGAATAATAACATTTAACGAAGCAAAAATACTCCCGTTAACTCTAAAAGCTGCCAGTAAGGTAGCTGATGAGATAGTGATTGTAGACAGCAACAGCTCTGATGGAACTGTGGAAATAGCCCGTAATCTCGGAGCCAAAGTCTACGACGAAGAGTGGAAGGGATTTGGTCCTCAAAAAAATTCTGTCATTGAAAAATGCAACGGAGAGTGGATACTGCTTATCGATGCTGACGAAGAACTCTCTGAGGATCTGATAAAGAAAATAAATAAAATAAAAAATGGTATCTATGATTATCAAGTCTACCAGATAAACAGATGTTCTATATGTTTTGGAAAAGAGCTAAAATATGGCGGATGGAGCAATCAATATGCCACGAGACTCTGGAAAAAAGGCAGCGTAAAAGTAAGTGACAACCTAGTTCATGAGGATTATATAACAGATTGTGAAATAGGAAAAATAAAAGAAAAAATAAACCACTACTCCTATATAACAATGAAAGATTACTTTGACAGATTTAATAGATATACAACCTTAGGGGCAGAGGAATATTACAAAAGAGGGAAAAAATCTGGAATTTTAAAAATAATTTTAAACCCCATGTATAAATTTTTCAGAATGTATTTTTTAAGGCTGGGATTTTTAGACGGTATAGAGGGATTTGTCATAGCCTGTACCAGTTCAATGTATTCCATGGTGAAATATTTTAAACTTAGAGAGATATACCGGAACGGAGCCTATGTGGAAAATAAAAATAGCTAA
- a CDS encoding lytic transglycosylase domain-containing protein, producing the protein MEKTKLYPYPHMKNSNKDNMKLISVLLFLVLTVLLLFNLHKKELAIKSLKNEILQIQLNEKEKEKKYIEKEMQYMEKLKNTETVIEKQKNEIEELKEFKLILEKVKEISKGNINEKEALAVAKALYDVHNETGVGWEILAAMIMVESSYRPDIISSDPSYGLMQLTYDVGKDVGKKMNKKNIIRNDLLDIERNIYYGAYYLLKQIIYFSNVSDGIMAYNLGASRVTKLKSEHSGKLESKYLKRVKKYYKGIKK; encoded by the coding sequence ATGGAGAAGACTAAACTATATCCATATCCTCATATGAAAAATTCAAATAAGGATAATATGAAATTAATTTCAGTTTTATTGTTTCTTGTGCTCACAGTGCTTCTCCTCTTTAACCTTCACAAAAAAGAGTTGGCAATAAAGAGCCTAAAAAATGAGATCCTTCAAATTCAGCTGAATGAAAAGGAAAAAGAGAAAAAGTACATAGAAAAAGAGATGCAGTATATGGAAAAGCTAAAAAACACTGAAACTGTCATCGAAAAACAAAAAAATGAAATTGAAGAACTTAAAGAATTTAAGCTCATTCTTGAGAAGGTAAAAGAGATAAGCAAGGGAAATATAAATGAAAAAGAAGCTTTGGCCGTAGCCAAAGCTCTTTATGATGTTCACAACGAAACTGGAGTAGGATGGGAAATATTGGCCGCTATGATCATGGTAGAAAGTAGTTACAGACCTGACATTATTTCCTCAGACCCTTCTTATGGACTTATGCAGCTTACATATGATGTCGGTAAAGATGTCGGTAAAAAAATGAATAAAAAAAATATAATCAGAAATGACCTGTTAGATATTGAGAGGAATATCTATTATGGAGCCTATTACCTTTTAAAACAGATTATCTATTTTTCAAATGTATCTGATGGGATAATGGCGTATAATTTAGGAGCCAGTCGTGTAACCAAACTAAAAAGTGAGCATAGTGGAAAACTAGAATCAAAATATCTTAAAAGGGTTAAAAAATACTATAAAGGAATAAAAAAATGA
- the rd gene encoding rubredoxin, protein MEKWVCVVCGYVYDPEVGDPDSGVEPGTKFEDIPEEWVCPLCGVGKDQFEKA, encoded by the coding sequence ATGGAAAAATGGGTATGTGTTGTATGTGGATATGTATACGATCCTGAGGTAGGAGATCCTGATTCTGGTGTAGAACCTGGTACAAAGTTTGAAGATATCCCTGAAGAGTGGGTTTGTCCACTTTGCGGAGTTGGAAAAGATCAGTTTGAGAAAGCATAA
- the rd gene encoding rubredoxin, protein MEKWVCVVCGYVYDPEVGDPDSGVEPGTKFEDIPEEWVCPLCGVGKDQFEKA, encoded by the coding sequence ATGGAAAAATGGGTATGTGTTGTATGTGGATATGTATATGATCCTGAGGTAGGAGATCCTGATTCTGGTGTAGAACCTGGTACAAAGTTTGAAGATATCCCTGAAGAGTGGGTTTGTCCACTTTGCGGAGTTGGAAAAGATCAGTTTGAGAAAGCATAA
- the rd gene encoding rubredoxin: MDKWACVVCGYVYDSVIGDPDAGIEVGTAFEEIPEDWICPLCGVGKDQFEKI; encoded by the coding sequence ATGGATAAATGGGCATGTGTTGTATGTGGCTACGTGTATGACTCTGTAATAGGAGATCCTGATGCAGGTATAGAGGTAGGAACAGCATTTGAAGAAATTCCAGAAGACTGGATTTGTCCACTTTGTGGAGTGGGTAAAGATCAGTTTGAAAAAATATAA